The following proteins come from a genomic window of Pseudomonas sp. WJP1:
- a CDS encoding tetratricopeptide repeat protein, with product MPKHKNKAVEPNPDSQPTLIHRYLFPVTIGALLLAVAGIGWFLLSSQPAPVSYAPVNTPVAQPAKVQPQPVAVAPATMVDEQQCQGCHSAQVKDWQGSHHQLAMQEANAQTMLGDFNNVTFKGENETTRFSRKDDGFWVNTPGIDGKNADFKVAYAFGIAPLQQYLIEVGEGRLQALGIAWDTEKQRWFHLYPGQGVTFKDPLHWSKPSQNANFMCVECHTTGYKRNFDAAKNTFDSQWNSLGVGCQACHGPASNHLQWTTKKGDLLHSGFAVDLKDKNATVEIETCARCHSRRAPLGDGFTVGKRLMDDYLPSALTRELYALDGKIKDEVFEHGSFAQSKMFDKGVRCSNCHNPHSTELKAPGNGVCLQCHNTAGKTSIEGVDGKGLQAKNYDSNEHTRHTMGQPGSQCIDCHMPGKFYMGNDFRHDHSFSIPNPERAKKLGTPDACLSCHQGKAGDKVTEQFKLWNTSTAAQAPRYDESLWLIRNGQPGAAQALYEQLQRSNLPAIQRATLLAELPLYPSEQGLKLATRDLSNPAPQVRESAVRAISAFLPPPERAPLLTPLLSDPVKAVRIAAARDLLSVARNGLGAAQDDWNAAIAEYETVQKSLAERAEANLNLAMLYQASGRSGEVEGLLRTSLQRDPDFYPALVTLVQWLEANGRSQEAHALLAQSLKEHPDAALLQHTQGLSLVRAGKPDQAMPFLRKAAQLEPQSPQYGYVLAVALHDSGKVDAACEELERLLKVQPANRNARLSLIQYYLDNGQEPKAQVLLQGWKKMNMGDPALK from the coding sequence ATGCCGAAACATAAAAATAAAGCAGTAGAGCCAAACCCTGATTCGCAACCGACCCTGATCCATCGATACCTGTTCCCCGTCACCATCGGCGCCTTGTTGCTGGCGGTCGCGGGCATCGGCTGGTTCCTGCTCAGCAGCCAACCGGCTCCGGTGAGCTACGCGCCGGTCAACACACCCGTCGCGCAACCCGCAAAAGTGCAACCGCAACCCGTCGCCGTGGCGCCGGCGACCATGGTCGACGAACAGCAATGCCAAGGCTGCCACAGTGCACAGGTCAAGGACTGGCAAGGTTCCCATCACCAATTGGCGATGCAGGAAGCCAACGCCCAGACCATGCTCGGCGACTTCAACAACGTCACTTTCAAGGGCGAAAACGAAACCACCCGGTTCTCGCGCAAGGACGACGGCTTCTGGGTCAACACCCCTGGCATCGACGGCAAGAACGCCGACTTCAAGGTCGCCTACGCCTTTGGCATCGCACCCTTGCAGCAATACCTGATCGAGGTCGGCGAAGGTCGCTTGCAAGCCCTCGGCATCGCCTGGGATACCGAGAAGCAGCGCTGGTTTCATCTCTATCCAGGCCAGGGTGTGACCTTCAAGGACCCGCTGCACTGGAGCAAGCCGAGCCAGAACGCCAATTTCATGTGCGTCGAGTGCCACACCACAGGCTACAAGCGCAATTTCGATGCCGCGAAAAACACCTTCGACAGCCAGTGGAACAGCCTCGGCGTCGGCTGCCAGGCCTGCCACGGCCCGGCCTCCAATCACCTGCAATGGACGACGAAAAAAGGCGATCTGCTCCACTCGGGTTTTGCCGTCGACCTCAAGGACAAAAACGCCACCGTCGAGATCGAAACCTGTGCCCGCTGCCACTCCCGTCGTGCACCACTGGGCGACGGCTTCACCGTGGGCAAGCGCCTGATGGACGATTACCTTCCAAGCGCCCTGACCCGCGAGCTGTATGCGTTGGACGGTAAGATCAAGGATGAAGTGTTCGAACACGGTTCGTTCGCCCAGAGCAAAATGTTCGACAAGGGCGTGCGCTGCAGCAACTGCCACAACCCCCACAGCACCGAGTTGAAGGCGCCGGGCAATGGCGTATGCCTGCAATGCCACAACACCGCTGGCAAGACCTCCATCGAAGGCGTCGACGGCAAGGGCCTGCAAGCGAAAAACTACGATTCCAACGAACACACCCGCCACACCATGGGCCAGCCGGGGTCGCAGTGCATCGATTGCCACATGCCCGGCAAGTTCTATATGGGCAATGACTTTCGGCATGACCACAGTTTCAGCATTCCCAACCCCGAGCGGGCGAAAAAGCTCGGCACGCCGGACGCCTGCCTGAGCTGTCACCAGGGCAAGGCCGGCGACAAGGTCACCGAGCAGTTCAAGCTCTGGAACACCTCCACCGCCGCCCAGGCCCCGCGTTACGACGAAAGCTTGTGGCTGATCCGCAACGGCCAGCCTGGCGCCGCGCAAGCCCTGTACGAGCAACTGCAGCGCAGCAACCTGCCGGCGATTCAACGGGCGACCCTGCTTGCCGAATTGCCGCTGTACCCCAGCGAGCAGGGGCTGAAACTGGCCACCCGGGACTTGAGCAACCCGGCACCGCAAGTGCGTGAAAGCGCCGTGCGGGCGATCAGCGCGTTCCTGCCGCCGCCGGAGCGTGCGCCGCTGTTGACGCCGTTGCTGAGCGACCCGGTCAAGGCTGTACGCATTGCCGCGGCCCGGGATTTGCTCAGCGTGGCGCGCAATGGCCTGGGTGCGGCCCAGGACGACTGGAACGCGGCCATCGCCGAGTACGAGACCGTGCAGAAGAGCCTGGCCGAACGCGCCGAAGCCAACCTCAACCTGGCCATGCTGTATCAGGCCAGCGGCCGCAGCGGCGAGGTCGAAGGATTGTTGCGCACATCGCTCCAGCGCGACCCGGACTTCTACCCGGCGCTGGTGACCCTGGTGCAATGGCTGGAAGCCAACGGTCGCAGTCAGGAAGCTCATGCGCTGCTGGCGCAAAGCCTGAAGGAACACCCCGACGCCGCACTGCTGCAACACACCCAGGGCTTGTCGCTGGTGCGTGCTGGCAAACCCGATCAGGCCATGCCCTTCCTGCGCAAAGCCGCGCAACTGGAACCGCAGAGCCCGCAATACGGCTATGTGCTGGCCGTGGCCCTGCATGACAGTGGCAAGGTCGATGCCGCGTGCGAGGAGCTGGAAAGGCTGTTGAAAGTGCAGCCAGCCAACCGCAATGCGCGGCTGTCGCTGATCCAGTACTACCTGGACAACGGCCAGGAACCTAAGGCCCAGGTGCTGTTGCAGGGCTGGAAGAAAATGAACATGGGGGATCCGGCGTTGAAATGA
- a CDS encoding fused MFS/spermidine synthase: MSSRVASKSSAIPAPHVASPALLIPALLLFVSGAAALVYQVLWIKQLSLVVGVEVYAITTGISAFFAGLALGGLLFGRWADRLQQPVLLYAGLEVLVAVLGVGATFAMSLAASPFAWLEQQVGLLAWVLPFALVGLPALLMGGTLPVLVRSLAADPQQLGKAGGHLYAANTAGAIAGTLLAAFVLIATLGVRGSALAAAMLNLLAAAGALWFQRQRVLAVETPVHHHADKASDRLALWLYSIAGGVALGYEVVWSQSIVQFMSTRTYAFAVVLATYLTGLFLGSVLLARRVDRLRDPWGVFGLLIAGAGLIALLEIALLGRWLVLAQSAAEAWVLSLGASELLGMSTRFAVAALSIVFVPTVLLGAAFPVALRLSVGRDHVGRNVGEVVAFNTLGGIVGVMLCGFVLIPLLGLVRTLGLLAIIAAGIGYCAVRKGHGVKKGRRQGVIALGLVSVALALLTPVDKLASLLPGARNGTLAFYDEGRGGTVAVVTQGKGQRAFQRLYIQGVSNTGDAMPSLRYMRIQALLPLLIHNGEPRSALVIGFGTGITAGAMTRYPGLEQRVVAELLPSVVKAAPLFKGNFNAAADPGVDVRLRDGRQELLRNPQRYDLITLEPPPPSAAGVVNLYSRDFYQLAASRLHKQGLVAQWLPLPTQNIDDSRSLVRSFLDVFPYATLWTSEFHEMLLVGSLAPIELDAAKITQRFQQDSVRSTLQDVGIGSAAALLATWVTDRAGLERFAADAPAVTDDQPRIEYAPWVRAKEISRVLPALLDLHQPPVLVNADQGFTERMNTHRQRLMQFYRASLHAYDGDRDAWARDVREVMRGDGGNPYFRWFVGE; the protein is encoded by the coding sequence ATGTCCTCACGTGTCGCCAGCAAGTCGTCGGCCATACCTGCCCCCCACGTCGCCTCCCCGGCGCTGTTGATCCCCGCCCTGTTGTTGTTCGTCTCCGGCGCCGCCGCGCTGGTGTATCAGGTGCTGTGGATCAAGCAGCTGTCGCTGGTGGTGGGCGTCGAGGTGTACGCCATTACCACCGGGATCAGCGCATTTTTCGCCGGCCTGGCCCTGGGTGGCTTGCTGTTCGGCCGCTGGGCGGACCGCTTGCAGCAACCGGTCCTGTTGTACGCCGGGCTGGAAGTGCTGGTGGCGGTGCTGGGTGTCGGCGCGACCTTCGCCATGAGCCTGGCGGCCAGTCCGTTTGCCTGGCTGGAGCAGCAGGTGGGCCTGTTGGCCTGGGTGTTGCCGTTTGCGCTGGTGGGCCTTCCGGCGTTGCTCATGGGTGGCACGCTGCCGGTGCTGGTGCGCTCCCTGGCCGCCGATCCGCAGCAATTGGGCAAGGCCGGTGGTCACCTGTACGCGGCCAACACTGCGGGCGCCATTGCCGGCACTCTGCTCGCCGCGTTCGTCCTGATCGCCACCCTCGGCGTGCGCGGCAGTGCCCTGGCCGCCGCGATGCTCAATCTGCTGGCCGCCGCCGGTGCCCTGTGGTTCCAGCGCCAGCGTGTCCTGGCCGTTGAAACCCCGGTCCACCACCACGCCGACAAAGCGTCGGATCGCCTGGCCCTGTGGTTGTATTCGATTGCCGGCGGCGTGGCCCTGGGTTACGAAGTGGTCTGGTCGCAGTCCATCGTGCAGTTCATGAGTACCCGCACCTACGCCTTTGCCGTGGTGTTGGCGACGTACCTCACCGGGCTGTTCCTCGGCAGCGTCCTGCTCGCCCGTCGGGTGGATCGCCTGCGCGATCCCTGGGGTGTGTTCGGCCTGCTGATCGCCGGTGCCGGCTTGATCGCATTGCTGGAAATTGCCCTGCTGGGGCGTTGGCTGGTGCTCGCGCAAAGCGCGGCCGAAGCCTGGGTGCTGTCATTGGGCGCCAGTGAATTGCTCGGCATGAGCACACGCTTCGCCGTGGCGGCGCTGAGCATTGTGTTCGTGCCGACGGTGCTGCTCGGCGCGGCGTTTCCCGTGGCCCTGCGCTTGAGCGTCGGGCGCGACCATGTAGGGCGCAATGTCGGTGAGGTGGTGGCGTTCAATACCCTGGGCGGTATCGTCGGGGTGATGCTCTGCGGCTTTGTGCTGATCCCGCTGCTGGGCCTGGTTCGAACCCTGGGACTGCTAGCGATCATCGCCGCGGGGATTGGCTACTGTGCCGTGCGCAAGGGCCACGGCGTGAAGAAGGGACGGCGTCAGGGTGTAATTGCGCTCGGCCTGGTCTCGGTGGCGCTGGCGCTGCTGACCCCGGTGGACAAACTGGCCAGCCTGCTGCCCGGCGCGCGCAACGGCACCTTGGCGTTCTACGATGAAGGTCGCGGCGGCACCGTCGCCGTGGTCACCCAGGGCAAGGGCCAGAGGGCGTTCCAGCGCTTGTATATCCAGGGTGTCTCCAACACCGGCGACGCCATGCCTTCGCTGCGCTACATGCGCATCCAGGCGCTGCTGCCCCTGTTGATCCACAACGGCGAACCCCGCTCGGCACTGGTGATCGGTTTCGGCACGGGCATCACTGCCGGCGCCATGACGCGCTATCCGGGCCTGGAGCAGCGTGTTGTCGCTGAACTGCTGCCGTCGGTGGTCAAGGCCGCGCCGCTGTTCAAGGGCAACTTCAATGCCGCCGCCGACCCGGGTGTCGATGTGCGCCTGCGCGACGGTCGCCAGGAACTGCTGCGCAACCCGCAGCGCTACGACTTGATCACCCTCGAACCGCCACCGCCCTCCGCTGCCGGCGTGGTCAATCTGTATTCCCGGGATTTCTATCAATTGGCTGCCAGCCGCTTGCACAAGCAGGGCCTGGTCGCGCAATGGTTGCCGCTGCCGACGCAGAACATCGACGACTCGCGCTCGCTGGTGCGCAGTTTCCTTGATGTCTTCCCCTACGCCACGCTGTGGACCAGCGAGTTCCACGAGATGCTGCTGGTGGGGTCGCTTGCGCCGATCGAGCTGGATGCCGCCAAAATCACTCAACGTTTCCAGCAGGACAGTGTGCGCAGCACCCTGCAAGACGTCGGTATCGGCTCGGCCGCCGCCCTGCTCGCGACCTGGGTCACCGATCGCGCCGGCCTGGAACGTTTCGCTGCTGATGCACCGGCCGTGACGGATGATCAACCGCGCATCGAATACGCGCCATGGGTTCGCGCCAAGGAAATCAGCCGCGTGTTGCCGGCCTTGCTGGACTTGCACCAACCGCCGGTACTGGTGAACGCCGATCAGGGGTTTACCGAGCGAATGAACACCCATCGGCAACGCCTGATGCAGTTCTACCGGGCGAGCCTGCACGCCTATGACGGTGACCGGGATGCCTGGGCCAGGGATGTGCGCGAGGTGATGCGCGGGGATGGGGGGAATCCATACTTTCGGTGGTTTGTCGGGGAGTAA